From Erigeron canadensis isolate Cc75 chromosome 8, C_canadensis_v1, whole genome shotgun sequence, one genomic window encodes:
- the LOC122579675 gene encoding WRKY transcription factor 72A-like, whose protein sequence is MNMEKPMFSFFEVDVEEAKSNTTVHLDDDDDQTIISKTSTQAMQNDKIDTEDYKQDGRVSLVKSEMGQVKEENEKLKHKLSRVLQDYKSLQMHFNDFFQQDVPKSPEKMDSDNHEGDGNNELISLSLGTLSSCTLLKRDDSKKVVNNFSKDKEEGGADGQELKLGLGCEYDHPTPARVDFIDMKKDERSHSLGTLPLPSLKTERSEDNLLDQIPLKKARVSVKVICDTQTMNDGCQWRKYGQKIAKGNPCPRAYYRCTVSPSCPVRKHVQRCVEDRSVLITTYEGTHNHPLSVSATAMASTTSAAASMLKSTSSTSQPGLTTSAASSTTTLSSNHGLQPYNLGASQYPFYLPKTTISTYQSHPTITLDLTSNPHFSRSNSTNLFMNAPRFSSSTCLNFSSPSSSSSSSFESNYKNSIPFSYFGRQTQYDNFKNISSAGSQQHSADTIAAATKALTSNPNFRSALAASLKSLVGGEARI, encoded by the exons ATGAACATGGAGAAACCTATGTTCAGTTTTTTTGAGGTTGATGTAGAAGAAGCAAAATCCAACACCACCGTCcatcttgatgatgatgatgatcagacCATTATATCAAAAACCTCAACCCAG GCAATGCAGAATGACAAGATCGATACTGAAGATTACAAGCAG GATGGTCGGGTTTCATTAGTTAAATCTGAGATGGGTCAAGTTAAAGAAGAAAACGAAAAGTTGAAACACAAGTTATCCAGGGTATTGCAGGATTACAAGTCATTGCAAATGCATTTTAATGACTTTTTCCAACAAGATGTTCCTAAAAGTCCGGAAAAGATGGATTCTGATAATCATGAAGGCGATGGGAATAATGAACTCATTTCTTTGAGCCTTGGAACTCTTTCAAGTTGTACACTACTCAAGAGAGACGACTCAAAGAAGGTGGTCAATAACTTCAGCAAAGACAAAGAAGAAGGCGGCGCTGATGGTCAAGAGCTTAAACTAGGATTGGGTTGTGAATATGATCATCCCACTCCTGCTAGAGTTGACTTTATCGACATGAAGAAAGATGAAAGAAGTCATTCATTGGGGACGCTGCCACTTCCTAGTTTGAAGACGGAAAGAAGCGAGGATAATTTATTAGATCAGATCCCATTGAAGAAAGCTAGAGTTTCTGTAAAAGTTATATGTGACACCCAAACg ATGAATGATGGATGCCAATGGAGGAAATACGGACAAAAGATAGCGAAAGGGAATCCATGCCCTCGAGCATATTACAGATGCACGGTGTCACCATCTTGCCCAGTTAGAAAACAT GTGCAAAGATGTGTTGAAGATAGATCAGTACTGATCACCACTTATGAAGGAACCCATAACCATCCACTTTCGGTATCAGCAACAGCAATGGCTTCTACCACTTCAGCCGCCGCCTCAATGTTGAAATCAACGTCATCAACCTCACAACCAGGTCTCACCACCTCTGCTgcctcctccaccaccaccttgTCAAGCAACCATGGCCTGCAGCCTTACAATTTAGGGGCATCTCAATACCCATTTTATCTGCCAAAGACCACAATATCTACGTATCAATCTCACCCAACTATTACCCTTGATCTCACATCAAATCCCCATTTCAGTAGATCAAATTCCACAAATTTGTTTATGAATGCCCCGAGATTCTCTTCATCTACATGTCTTAACTTTTCTTCTCCatcgtcttcttcttcttcctcgtTTGAATCCAACTACAAAAATTCTATTCCGTTTTCATACTTTGGTAGACAAACACAATATGATAACTTCAAGAATATTTCTAGTGCTGGTTCACAACAACATTCTGCAGACACAATTGCAGCTGCCACCAAAGCTTTAACCTCAAACCCAAATTTCCGTTCAGCGTTGGCAGCATCACTTAAATCACTCGTCGGAGGTGAGGCCAGAATATGA
- the LOC122610831 gene encoding V-type proton ATPase subunit D-like: MSGQSQRLNVVPTVTMLAIVKARLVGATRGHALLKKKSDALTVQFRQILKKIVSTKESMGTIMKSSSFALTEAKYVAGENIKHIVLENVESASVRVRSRQENVAGVKLPRFQHFTEGETTKNDLTGLARGGQQVQGCRAAYLKAIEVLVDLASLQTSFLTLDGAIKTTNRRVNALENVVKPRLENTVVYIKGELDELEREDFFRLKKIQSYKKREIEKQQEVAKKFNFETKGATFLSATRMKDEDIIF, encoded by the coding sequence ATGTCAGGCCAAAGCCAACGTTTGAATGTTGTTCCAACTGTTACAATGCTTGCAATTGTCAAAGCTCGTCTCGTTGGTGCAACGAGAGGTCATGCCCTTCTAAAGAAGAAAAGTGATGCTTTGACTGTACAATTCCGTCAAATTCTCAAGAAAATTGTGTCGACGAAAGAATCAATGGGAACTATCATGAAATCTTCATCTTTTGCACTAACCGAAGCCAAGTATGTTGCAGGTGAGAACATCAAGCACATTGTCCTAGAAAATGTCGAGAGTGCATCTGTTAGAGTTCGGTCACGCCAAGAGAATGTTGCAGGCGTTAAGCTGCCTAGATTTCAGCATTTCACGGAAGGTGAGACAACTAAAAATGATCTGACTGGACTGGCGAGAGGTGGGCAACAGGTACAGGGATGTCGTGCTGCTTATCTGAAAGCCATTGAGGTTCTTGTCGATCTTGCATCTCTCCAAACATCATTTCTGACCCTTGATGGGGCTATCAAGACCACAAATCGCAGGGTCAACGCCTTGGAGAACGTTGTTAAGCCAAGATTGGAAAACACCGTGGTTTATATCAAAGGCGAGTTGGATGAACTAGAAAGGGAGGATTTCTTTAGACTAAAGAAgatacaaagttacaaaaagaGAGAGATTGAAAAACAGCAGGAAGTTGCCAAAAAATTCAATTTTGAGACGAAAGGGGCAACGTTCTTATCTGCAACTCGAATGAAAGATGAAGACATAATATTCTGA
- the LOC122609727 gene encoding SNF1-related protein kinase regulatory subunit gamma-1-like produces MSNVIRGESKEGKGGEKSKDDNKSEYDDYFETVQSRKKLSPSLQEKLTAAFSKIPVSSFPLVPRGKVIEIQADTTIADAVKILSESNIVSAPVRNPDAGDSMDWKERYLGILDYSTIVLWVLETADLAAAALTATSATAAGIGAGAATTLGAIALGATGPVAAAGLTVAAVGAAVAGGVAAEKGMGKDAPTAADELGEDFYKVILQEEPFKSTQVKSIVKSYRWAPFIPVSTDSSMLSVLLLLSKYRLRNVPVIEPGQPLIKNFITQSAVVQGLEECKGRDWFDSISVRPVTELGLPFVSKDMVISSQSDELILEAFKKMKDNQIGGLPVVEGPTKKIVGNVSIKDIKFLLLRQKLFTNFRKLTVKDFMNTIATTSEENLKIISPITCKLGSTLGEVISTLSSKCVHRIYVVNDGNEVIGIITLRDVISCFINEPPNYVMEIHGSALKEMLTKEKSRN; encoded by the exons ATGTCAAATGTAATAAGAGGGGAATCAAAGGAAGGAAAAGGTGGAGAAAAATCAAAAGACGATAATAAGAGCGAGTATGATGACTACTTTGAGACGGTACAAAGCAGGAAGAAATTGTCACCTTCATTGCAAGAGAAATTAACGGCCGCTTTCTCAAAAATTCCGGTTTCTTCTTTTCCTCTTGTGCCTAGAGGCAAAG TGATCGAAATTCAAGCAGACACCACGATTGCCGATGCTGTCAAGATTCTTTCAGAGTCCAATATAGTATCTGCACCGGTGAGAAATCCTGATGCAGGTGACAGTATGGACTGGAAAGAAAGGTATCTGGGAATCCTTGATTACTCTACCATAGTTTTGTGGGTGTTGGAAACTGCAGATCTGGCAGCTGCTGCCTTAACTGCCACATCAGCAACCGCTGCAGGGATAGGTGCAGGCGCTGCAACCACTCTTGGAGCCATAGCATTAGGTGCGACGGGTCCAGTTGCCGCAGCAGGGCTAACCGTTGCTGCAGTTGGTGCCGCTGTTGCCGGTGGTGTGGCTGCTGAAAAAGGAATGGGGAAAGACGCCCCTACTGCAGCTGATGAGTTGGGTGAGGATTTCTACAAAGTTATCCTTCAAGAAGAGCCTTTTAAGTCTACACAG GTGAAGTCCATCGTGAAAAGTTACCGTTGGGCACCTTTTATTCCAGTCTCAACAGATAGTTCTATGTTGAGTGTTCTATTACTGCTCTCAAAGTATAGGTTGAGAAATGTGCCTGTCATAGAACCCGGGCAGCCATTGATTAAGAATTTCATTACCCAGTCTGCAGTTGTTCAGGGTCTTGAGGAATGCAAGGGAAGAGATTGGTTTGACTCCATTTCTGTGCGTCCAGTAACCGAGTTGGGACTTCCCTTCGTTTCCAAAGATATG GTTATTAGCAGTCAAAGTGATGAACTAATCCTTGAAGCattcaagaaaatgaaagacaACCAAATTGGAGGTCTCCCGGTTGTCGAAGGCCCAACGAAGAAGATTGTGGGTAATGTTAGtataaaagatataaagtttttattactAAGGCAGAAGCTTTTCACCAACTTCAG GAAGCTGACAGTTAAAGATTTCATGAACACAATTGCTACAACATCAGAGGAAAACTTGAAGATTATTTCACCAATAACATGCAAACTTGGGTCAACTCTTGGTGAGGTGATAAGCACTCTGTCTTCAAAATGTGTTCACAGGATATACGTTGTGAATGATGGTAATGAGGTCATTGGCATTATTACACTGAGAGATGTGATTTCTTGCTTCATCAATGAACCTCCAAATTACGTGATGGAGATCCATGGATCTGCCCTCAAAGAAATGTTAACCAAGGAGAAGAGTAGAAACTGA